GGTCGACACCACCCGCTGGCCGTGGCGCAGGAAGCTGTAGAGCACCCCGCTGATGGCCGCCATGCCGCTGCTGAAGGCCACCGCCGATTCGGCGTTTTCCAGGTCGCACAATTTGGCTTCCAGGGTTTCCACCGTGGGGTTGCTCATGCGGCTGTAGATGAAGCCCGGGGCCTTGCCCAGGGCCACGTCGTACCACTGGTCGATGTCGTCGTAGCCGTAGGCGGCGCTGGCGACAATCGGGGTTTGCGTGGCGTTGTAGGGGTGACGGACTTGCTCTCCGCCCCAGACCACTCGGGTAGCGGTCCCGGGATTTTCCAGCCCTGTGCGTTCAGGTTTTTTATTCATTGCAACGGCTCACCATAAAGGGTGCGCGGCGTGTTGCCGCGCTGGATCTGGTGGCCAATATAGAGAAAAGCCCAAGCCCCGAGAAACGATGTTATCGGGGCCAAAGGGGCGGTTTTTTTAATGGCTGCAAGGCCCTGCAAACAGCCGGCGCGCACGGCTTTCGTCGCGCCCCTTGCCGGCGTGCAGCGAGACTTGCGAAGCTGCTGCTCCCCTGCCCGCAAAAACCCAGAGGAACCACAATGCAGCGCACCGAGCACCTGTGCCTGATGGCCCGCTACAACCAATGGATGAACGCCAAGCTGTACCACGCCGCCATGACCCTGCCCGAGGCGCAGATCGTCCTCGATCGCCAGGCTTTTTTCGGCTCGATCCTCGGCACCCTCAATCATTTGCTGGCCGGCGACACCATCTGGCTCAAGCGTTTTGCCCAGCACCCGGCGCGGTTTGCGGCCCTGGCGCCGCTGCAGCAAGTGGCCCTGCCCCAGGACCTCAAGACCCTGCTGTTCCCAAACCTGGGCGGGCTCTGGCAGCAACGCCAGTGGCTGGACCAGTTGATCCTCGATTTCAGCCAATCCCTGAACGACACCGACCTGGACAGCAGCCTGCATTACGCCAACACCAAAGGCGTGGTCGCCGAGCGCGATTTCTATAGCCTGCTGGTGCATTTCTTCAATCACCAGACCCATCACCGGGGCCAGGCCAGCACCCTGCTAACCCAGGCCGGGGTGGATGTCGGCGATACCGACCTGCTTATGCTGATCCCCAGCGAAATCTGATCAGGCTTGCGCCCAACGGGCGCGCAACAGGGGCAGGCCGTGCTCGTGCCAGAAGACCATGGAAATCCCGCCGCTGGACATGCCGCCATGGGCAAAGGCCTCGACGAAGAAATGCCCTGCCGAGCTCCAGGCACTGCCGGTCAGTTGCTCGAAGGCCTGGACGATCAGGGCTTCCAACTGCTGCGCCGTGGCCGGCCAGGGCGTGTGGGCCAGATGCGCGGCCATGGCTCGCCACAGATAGGGGTCACCCCGCAACCCCCAAGACAGCGGTTCCTCGGCAAACAGCCGTGCGACGCTGCGCTCTCCCCTCATCGAACCCTCCCGGCACTGCGCCCAGTATTTATTCAGCGCCCAATCTAGCGTCTGCACCGCGCTTCTGCGACCATGCGCGCGGAAAAATCCGCTTGCTAAGGAATGGCGCCATCAAAGCCCTCAATGCCCTGTTCGTTGTGTCCATGCTGTCCCTGGCCGGCTGCGGCACCCTGATCGCCCGCACGCCCAATGCCCACAGCGGCTACGACTACTACAAAGGCACCCAGGCCAATATCGAACTGCTGACCATGCGCGGCGCCAGCGGCTACGACGGCTATGCCACGCTCTTCTGCTGGATGAGCATCGTCTGCCCGGTGGTGGCCATCGTCAGCCTGCCGGTGGACGCCGTGGCCGACACCGCGCTGCTGCCCTATGACGCGATGAATCACTGATTCTCGCCGGCCCCTGCCTCGACCCTGCGTGGAAGCCTGATCATCCGAATCCTCCATTACCTGTTGCTGCTCAACACCCTGCTGCTGTCCGGCTGCGGCACCTACATGACTCGCGGCAATGCCCTGGACTTTCGCGACGATCGCTACTACCGCAGCGTCAAGACCAACGCCCAAGTGCTCACCGGCTACGACATGGGCTACGCGCGCATGATCACCGGCGGCTGCTGGGTGACGGTGGTGTGCCCGATCCTGATGATCGCCAGCCTGCCCCTGGATGCGGCGCTCGACACCGTGCTGCTGCCCTACGACGCGTTCCAGCCGGAACGGCCCAAGCGCAACAGGCACGTGGACATGAAGGAGATTCCCGAGGAAGAGCTGCCGGCATTGCCCATCAGTGCCGAGGTGCAAGACCCGACGGCCCACACCCCACCCATCACCCCGCAGGTTGATTGAACCCCGTCAGGCGGGCTCGCGCCGTGCCTTGGCGCCACCGGGCTAGGCCTGATCCAGCGCACACCGCGGCGCCGTCTGCTGCTCCAGGCAGCAGCGCCGGCCGAGGCGATCGACTTGCGGGCGCCCGAACAGATAGCCCTGCCCCCACTCGCCGCCACAGGCCGTGGCCAGGTTCTGGTCGGTGCTGGTCTCGATGCCTTCGATGATCACGCAGGGCGCCAGGGTCTTGCACAGCTGCACCAGGTGGCTGAGGGTCTGGGCGCTGTTGAGTTCACCGCGGGCGCGCTGGATGTAGCCCTTGTCGATCTTGACGATGTCCGGCCGGGTCTGGCGGATGAATTCCAGGGTGCCCAGGCCCGCGCCGAAATCGTCGATGGCCACCCGGCAGCCCAGCTCCCGCAGGCACAGGACGAACTCGCTGGCCGCCTCGATGCTCGGAGGCGTGGCGCTTTCGGTGATCTCGATCACCAGGCGCGCGGCCACTGAGGGTGAGTCGCGCAGCACCTGCAGAATCGGCAACCAGAAGCCGTCGATGATCGCGCTCTGGGCGGAAATATTGCACCCCAGGCGCAGGCGTTCATCACGGTGCAGCGCATCGATCACGCAGCGCACCACGCTTTGATCGAGCTCGCGCATCAGTTGGTGTTTTTCCAGCAGCGCCAGAGGATAGACTTCGCCGCCCTGAGCATCGATGTGGCGCAGCAAGCTTTCGTGGTACAGCACGCGGCTGCTGTCGGGCAGCCACACCACCGGCTGGAACGCCAGCATCAGGCGGCCCTGGGCCAGTTCACGATAAAAGTCTCTGACGCTTTGCATGACAACTCCCCGGGCAAGACAACGGCACCCTCGCGGCGAACCGGATGCGACGCGCTGGCCGTCACCCTTTCCAAGGGCCCTGGCCGAACATGATCGACCCCGGCACAGGCCTTGAGGAAGTGTTCCTGGATACCTTTCGCTTGTCCTCGGAAACGCGCGGCACTGCCGAATCATCTGTGGCCCCGTGTTTATTGCAATCATGCCAACGGCCTCTCCGATATCACTAAGCCATCAGTCCAGGAAGACCTATGCATAGAATGACCAGCGCCAGCTTTAGGGTGCTTGCCGATGTCATGAATGAGGGCGGCGCCCACGTCGAAACCTTGCTCAAGCAATTGGGCAGCAGCCTGCGGGATGTGTATGAAAACCCCAAGGGCGTGAGGCTGGAACTGGTCTATCAGGTGATACAGGAAGCGGTGCGCCGCACCGGCAAGCCGGACCTGGGCCTGCTGGCCTACAGCAAGGCCCATCCGGCCAACCTGGAGGCATTGGGGTATGCGGTGATGTCCTGCGCCACCCTGGGCATCGCGCTGCAACGCCTGGTGGATTACCACGCGCTGATCAGCAACGGCTTCTGCATGTGCCTGGAGCGCAAGCCGCAGATGCTGACCCTGATCGGCTTCGACGTGGCCAGCGAACCCTCGATGATGCCCCGGGCCTTTATCGACGCCGGCGCGGCCCAGACCCTGGGCCTGCTGCACTGGCTGTTGCCGCAGCACAAAGTGCGGCCCCTGACAGCCACCTTCACCTACCCGGAGCCGCTGGACACCGGGTCCCTGCGCCAGTTGCTGGGAGACAACCTGCAGTTTTGCGCGCCCTACAACAGCTTGTCCTTCAGCAGCCAGGATTGCGCCATTGCCCTGCCCACCGCCGACCCGGCCCTGGATGTGCTGCACCTGGAGTACGCGCGTAACCGCCTCAACCTGCTGCACAACGGTTCGATGACCGCCCGGGTCCGGCGAGCGTTGTCCGAACGCCTGGCCCAGGGTGCACCGAGCGACCTGCCGAACATCGCCCAGATCGTCGGGGTCAGCACCCGCAGCCTGCAACGCCGCCTGGGACACGAAGACGTGCATTTCTCGGCCTTGCTGGACGAAGCCCGCTTGATGCTGGCCCACAGCTTCCTGCGCAACTCCATGCGCAGCGTCAAATACATCGGCGCCCTGCTGGGCTTTCGCGACCAGAGCAGCTTTCACAAGGCCTGCCTGCGCTGGTTCGGCATGACCCCGGGGCGCTACCGCGAGCAGTGAGCCGCGGGAACGACAACGCCGAGCACAGGCTCGGCGTGAAGGGAACGCAAGGTGGATCAGTGAGCGGCCAGCTGCGACTGGACTTCCGGCATGGCCGAGGAGTGATGGTTGAGGATCTTCCACTGACCGTCGATGCGCTCGTACAGGAAGGTGTAGCGCGCCTGGACCTTCTCGCTCTTGCCGGACGCGTCGGTCAGGGTGAAGGTGTAGACGCCGCTGTCCAGGGCGGCATCCGGGCCCAGGTGACGGATTTCACGGTAGTTGATCTGCCCCACCGGCTTGGACGCCAGGAAGTGCTCGAAGTAGTCCTGGATCTGGGCATGAGTGCTGCGCACCTGGTTGGACACGGTCGGCTGCAACACTGCGTTCGGCGCATACAGGCTCACCACCGACTGCGGGTTGCCGGTCTGCAAGGCGCTGTTCCAGCGATCGAACAGGCCGGCGATCTCGCGGTCCTGGGCCGCTTGCGGCTGCTCGGCAACGGCGCTGTAGACATAGGGCTTGACCTCGGCGGCCACAGCCAGTGGAGCGGTGAAGGCGAAAAACAGGGCCAGGGCAGTGGTTTTCAGTTTCATACGATTTCTCCAGTGGGTTTCAATGAGCCACACTTTGCCCATCGCCGTCGTCCGCGCCATCGGCCAACTGGAGCTTTCGGCCTATGCCATTCGGCAGATAGGCGTGACGTGCAGCAGCGGGTCTAATGCCCGCTTTTGTTCAACCGCAGCGCCGCCGCACTGGAGCCAAGCCATGTCCACCCCATCCTTCGACCCCGCCAGCGCCCTGGCCCTGCGCAGCCAGTATCGACAGTCCCAGAGCCGCGCCGCGCGCCTGCGACTGCTGGTGGACACCGGCCAGGAACTGTTGCAACTGCCCCCCGAGCAGATGCGCCAGCGGGTGGTGCAACGGGCCTGCGCCTTCGCCGCCATGGACCACGGGCTGCTGCTGGAATGGGCCGAGGATGGCGTGATCCACACCCGCGCCGCCCTGGGTCATGAAGAACGCCTGCAAGGCCTGCGCGCCCTGGCCGATCACCCGCAATGGCCGGAGCCGCCGCCGACCCCGGACAGCGCCGTGCTGCGCGTACTGTTGCACCGCGCCGACGGCCGCGCCTTCGGCGCGCTGCTGCTGGCCAACAGCGTACCCATCAGCCCGCCGGACAGCGAAGACCTGGAATCCCTGCAACTGCTGGCCACCCTGCTGGCGGCGCACCTGGAAAACCATCGCCTGCTGCGCGACCTGCAAGCCCGGGAACGCAGCATGTCGGAGCTGGTGCAACGCCTGTTCAGCGCCCAGGAAGACGAACGTAAACGGGTCGCCTATGACCTGCACGACGGCCTGGCGCAAACCCTGGCCGGGCTGCACCAGCGCCTGCAGGGCTTCGCCGGGCGCTGTCCGCCGTTGCCCGCCGAGCTGCACCAGGACCTGCAGACCATCCTGCAACTGGCCCAGGGCTGCGTCGGCGAAGGCCGGCAACTGATCGGCGGCTTGCGCCCCCACGTGCTCGACGACTTCGGCCTGCTGCGGGCCATCGACCGCGAGGCCGACCGCCTGCGCGACGCCGGTCTGCTGGTGTACTGGGGGCAACGCGCGCCGCAGCGCCTGCCCGATGCGGTGGAGATCGCCCTGTTCCGCATCGCCCAGGAAGCCATCAACAACATCCTCAAGCACGCCCGGGCCTCGCAGGTGCACCTGAGTCTGGCCCTGGAAGACGGCCTGGCGCTGCTCGGGGTCAACGATGACGGTTGCGGATTCGTCAGCTCGCCGGCCCCGGTGGCCGAGCAGCTGGGTCAGGTCGCCATGCATGAGCGCGCCCATCTGCTGGGCGGCCATTTCAGCTGCGACAGCCGGCCCGGCAGCGGCACCCGGCTGCTGGCCAGCGTGCCCGTGCAACCCTTGGAGCAAGCGCCATGAGTAGCCTGATACGTCTGGTCCTGGCGGACGACCATGAAGTGACCCGCACCGGCTTCGTCGCCCTGCTGGCGGGCAACCCGGAGTTCGAGGTGGTGGGCCAGGCCAGGGACGGTGAAGAAGCCCTGGCCCTGTGCGAGCAACTGCGCCCGGACATCGCCATCCTCGACATCCGCATGCCGCGGCTCAATGGCCTGGGGGCCGCGCGCCTTCTGCAGCAACGCCAGCCCGAGGTCAAGGTGGTGATCTTCACCATGGACGACAGCCCCGATCACCTGGAAGCGGCCATGACCGCCGGCGCCGTGGGCTACCTGCTCAAGGACGCCAGCCGCGACGAAGTGATCGGCGCCCTGCAACGGGTGGCCCAGGGCGAGGAAGCCCTCAACAGTGCGGTCAGTGCGCGCCTGCTGCGACGCATGACCGAACGCGGCAACGGCCAGATACCCCAGGCCCAGGCCCTGACCGCCCGCGAGCGCCAGGTGCTGGGGCTGGTGGCCGGCGGCTTCAGCAACCGCGAGATCGGCGAAAAGCTCGGCATCACCACCGGCACCGCCAAGGCCCACGTCGAGCGGGTGATCGGCAAGCTCGGCGCCTCCGACCGTACCCAGGCGGCGGTGCGTGGCATCGCCCTGGGACTGGTGGCCCAGCCCAGCGGGCAGTGGCCATGAACCTGCGCAGCGCCCGGCGCTGGGCCGACCTGCCGCTGCGGGGCAAGGCGCTGGTGGTGATCTCCCTGCCCCTGGTGATCCTGCTGCTGTCCCTGGTGCTGATCTACAGCGCCGAACGCCAGACCGCCCGCGCCGAAGAAGACGTGCGCCGGGTGCTGCTGGTGCAGGGCGATATCCAGACCGTGCACACCCTGCTGGCCGAGGCCGCGGCCAGCGTGCGCGGCTACCTGCTGACCCGCAGCGAGGACTTCCTGCCCGCCTACCTCCAGGCCCGCCCGCAGATCGAAGCGGCCCTGCAACGCCTGGACCGCAACGTGCGCGACACGCGCATGCGCGAGTACCTGCACACCATCACCCCGCTGATCCAGACCAAGCTCGAAGGCCTGGTGGCCCTGCGCAACGGCAGCCGCGACGACAGCGCCACGGTGACCGCGATCCTCATCGACAACAAGCAGGTGCTGGACGTGCTGCGTGAGCAGATCAGCGCCATGCGCATCCACGAGGACGCGCTGCTGGCCGAACGCACCGCGGCCGCAGCGGCAACCCGCATGCGCCTGCTGTTCGCCACCCTGCTGGCCGCCGGTTGCGGGCTGTTTGGCGCCATCGTCGCGGTGCTGCTGCTGTCCCGGGGCATCGTCACCCGGGTGCAGCAGGTCCAGGGCAACGCCCAGCGCCTGGCCCTGGGTCAGCCCCTGCTGCCGCAAGCCCCGGAGCTGGATGAGATCGGCCAGTTGGGCACGCGCCTGGTGGAAGCCGGGCAACTGCTGGCCGAGCGCGAGCGCGCCCTGCGCGACAACGAAGAACGCCTGCGGCTGATCATCGACGGGGTCAAGGACTACGGGATTTTCGCCCTGGACACCGCCGGCATGGTCACCACCTGGAACTTCGGCGCCGAGCGGATCAAGGGCTACCGCGACCAGGAAATCATCGGCCGCCATTTCTCCCTGTTCTACCTGCCGGAGGAATGCCCGCAGCACCCGGACATGGCCCTGCGCGAAGCCACCGCCCACGGCCACTACATGGAAGAAGGCTGGCGCTGCCGCAAGGACGGCAGCCGCTTCTGGGCCAGCGTGGTGATCACCGCGCAATACGACGCCAGCGGCGCCCTGCGGGGGTTCTCCAAGATCACCCGGGACATCACCGACCGCCGCGCCGCGGAAATCGCCCTGGGCACCGCCCGCGAAGAAGCCGAAAGCGCCAGCCGCGCCAAGAGCGAGTTCCTCTCGCGCATGAGCCACGAACTGCGCACCCCGCTCAATGCCATCCTCGGTTTCGCGCAATTGCTCGACATGGACTCCAGCGCCGGCCAGCGGCCCCAGGTCGGGCATATCCTGCGGGCCGGCCAGCACCTGCTGGGGCTGATCAACGAGGTGCTGGACATCGCCCGCATCGAAGCCGGGCGCCTGCCGCTGAACGTCGAACCCATGCCCCTGGCGGCGGTGCTGCATGAGGCCCTGACCCTGGTGTCGCCGATGGCCACCGACGCCGGCATCCAGCTCAGCGCCTTGCCGGAACTGCCCGCCGACAGCGGGGTGATTGCCGATCGCCAACGCCTGATCCAGGTCCTGCTCAACCTGCTGTCCAACGCCATCAAGTACAACCGCGCCCAGGGCCGGGTCAGCATCGAGGTGACCCTGGAAGAAGCGCGCCTGCGCATTGCCGTGATCGACACCGGGGCCGGGATTGCCGCCGACCAACTGCAACGCCTGTTCAAGCCTTTCGAACGCCTGGACGCCGATCCCAAGGTCGAAGGCACCGGCCTGGGCCTGGCCCTGAGCAAGAGCCTGCTGGAGATGATGGACGGCAGCCTGGAGGTGCACAGCACAATGGGCAGCGGCAGCCGCTTCATCCTCGAGCTGCCCTGTGTGCGCCTGCCCGATGCCCCGCTCGCAACGCCCCTGGCCACCCCGGCGCTGAAGCCGCCGACGCTGCCCACGCCCAGCCCCTATCGGGGCAAGATCCTCTGCATCGAAGACAACCTGCAAAGCCTGGCGCTGATCGAAACCCTGCTGCAGCGCCGTCCGGGTATTCAGTTGCTGTCGAGCATGCAGGGCCAGCTGGGCCTGGACCTGGCCCGCCAGCACTCACCGCAGATGATCCTGCTGGACGTCAACCTGCCGGACCTGCAAGGCCTGGAAGTGCTGCAACGGCTGCGGGCCTCCGGCAGCACCGCCAGCACGCCGATCCTGATGATCACCGCCGACGCCAGCGAGCTGACCCAGCGCAGCCTGCTGGAAGCCGGCGCCACGGCGATTCTCACCAAGCCCATTCACATCCCAGCGTTCTTCGCCCACCTGGACGCCTGTTTAGCGGAGCCCCTATGACTGCCGATATGCGCATCCTCATCGTCGATGATCAGCGCCCCAACCTCGACCTGATGGAACAGCTGCTGGCCCGCGAAGGCCTGCACAACGTCCTGAGCAGCACCCAGCCGCTGCGCACCCTGGAGCTGTTCAACAGCTTCGAGCCGGACCTGGTGATCCTCGACCTGCACATGCCCGAGTTCGACGGTTTTGCCGTGCTCGAACAGCTCAACCGGCGGATTCCGGCCCACGACTACCTGCCGATCCTGGTGCTCACCGCCGACGCCACCCGCGACACCCGCCTGCGGGCCCTGGCCCTGGGCGCGCGGGACTTCATCAGCAAGCCGCTGGACGCCCTGGAAACCCTGCTGCGGATCTGGAACCTGCTGGAAACCCGGGCCCTGTACAAGACCCTGCGCACCCTGGTGCCGCCGGAGCAGATC
This genomic stretch from Pseudomonas sp. Os17 harbors:
- a CDS encoding YceK/YidQ family lipoprotein, encoding MLRNGAIKALNALFVVSMLSLAGCGTLIARTPNAHSGYDYYKGTQANIELLTMRGASGYDGYATLFCWMSIVCPVVAIVSLPVDAVADTALLPYDAMNH
- a CDS encoding DinB family protein gives rise to the protein MQRTEHLCLMARYNQWMNAKLYHAAMTLPEAQIVLDRQAFFGSILGTLNHLLAGDTIWLKRFAQHPARFAALAPLQQVALPQDLKTLLFPNLGGLWQQRQWLDQLILDFSQSLNDTDLDSSLHYANTKGVVAERDFYSLLVHFFNHQTHHRGQASTLLTQAGVDVGDTDLLMLIPSEI
- a CDS encoding sensor histidine kinase, which codes for MSTPSFDPASALALRSQYRQSQSRAARLRLLVDTGQELLQLPPEQMRQRVVQRACAFAAMDHGLLLEWAEDGVIHTRAALGHEERLQGLRALADHPQWPEPPPTPDSAVLRVLLHRADGRAFGALLLANSVPISPPDSEDLESLQLLATLLAAHLENHRLLRDLQARERSMSELVQRLFSAQEDERKRVAYDLHDGLAQTLAGLHQRLQGFAGRCPPLPAELHQDLQTILQLAQGCVGEGRQLIGGLRPHVLDDFGLLRAIDREADRLRDAGLLVYWGQRAPQRLPDAVEIALFRIAQEAINNILKHARASQVHLSLALEDGLALLGVNDDGCGFVSSPAPVAEQLGQVAMHERAHLLGGHFSCDSRPGSGTRLLASVPVQPLEQAP
- a CDS encoding response regulator; this translates as MTADMRILIVDDQRPNLDLMEQLLAREGLHNVLSSTQPLRTLELFNSFEPDLVILDLHMPEFDGFAVLEQLNRRIPAHDYLPILVLTADATRDTRLRALALGARDFISKPLDALETLLRIWNLLETRALYKTLRTLVPPEQIALLRPSKA
- a CDS encoding response regulator; protein product: MSSLIRLVLADDHEVTRTGFVALLAGNPEFEVVGQARDGEEALALCEQLRPDIAILDIRMPRLNGLGAARLLQQRQPEVKVVIFTMDDSPDHLEAAMTAGAVGYLLKDASRDEVIGALQRVAQGEEALNSAVSARLLRRMTERGNGQIPQAQALTARERQVLGLVAGGFSNREIGEKLGITTGTAKAHVERVIGKLGASDRTQAAVRGIALGLVAQPSGQWP
- a CDS encoding EAL domain-containing protein, whose translation is MQSVRDFYRELAQGRLMLAFQPVVWLPDSSRVLYHESLLRHIDAQGGEVYPLALLEKHQLMRELDQSVVRCVIDALHRDERLRLGCNISAQSAIIDGFWLPILQVLRDSPSVAARLVIEITESATPPSIEAASEFVLCLRELGCRVAIDDFGAGLGTLEFIRQTRPDIVKIDKGYIQRARGELNSAQTLSHLVQLCKTLAPCVIIEGIETSTDQNLATACGGEWGQGYLFGRPQVDRLGRRCCLEQQTAPRCALDQA
- a CDS encoding ATP-binding protein — its product is MNLRSARRWADLPLRGKALVVISLPLVILLLSLVLIYSAERQTARAEEDVRRVLLVQGDIQTVHTLLAEAAASVRGYLLTRSEDFLPAYLQARPQIEAALQRLDRNVRDTRMREYLHTITPLIQTKLEGLVALRNGSRDDSATVTAILIDNKQVLDVLREQISAMRIHEDALLAERTAAAAATRMRLLFATLLAAGCGLFGAIVAVLLLSRGIVTRVQQVQGNAQRLALGQPLLPQAPELDEIGQLGTRLVEAGQLLAERERALRDNEERLRLIIDGVKDYGIFALDTAGMVTTWNFGAERIKGYRDQEIIGRHFSLFYLPEECPQHPDMALREATAHGHYMEEGWRCRKDGSRFWASVVITAQYDASGALRGFSKITRDITDRRAAEIALGTAREEAESASRAKSEFLSRMSHELRTPLNAILGFAQLLDMDSSAGQRPQVGHILRAGQHLLGLINEVLDIARIEAGRLPLNVEPMPLAAVLHEALTLVSPMATDAGIQLSALPELPADSGVIADRQRLIQVLLNLLSNAIKYNRAQGRVSIEVTLEEARLRIAVIDTGAGIAADQLQRLFKPFERLDADPKVEGTGLGLALSKSLLEMMDGSLEVHSTMGSGSRFILELPCVRLPDAPLATPLATPALKPPTLPTPSPYRGKILCIEDNLQSLALIETLLQRRPGIQLLSSMQGQLGLDLARQHSPQMILLDVNLPDLQGLEVLQRLRASGSTASTPILMITADASELTQRSLLEAGATAILTKPIHIPAFFAHLDACLAEPL
- a CDS encoding AraC family transcriptional regulator; translation: MHRMTSASFRVLADVMNEGGAHVETLLKQLGSSLRDVYENPKGVRLELVYQVIQEAVRRTGKPDLGLLAYSKAHPANLEALGYAVMSCATLGIALQRLVDYHALISNGFCMCLERKPQMLTLIGFDVASEPSMMPRAFIDAGAAQTLGLLHWLLPQHKVRPLTATFTYPEPLDTGSLRQLLGDNLQFCAPYNSLSFSSQDCAIALPTADPALDVLHLEYARNRLNLLHNGSMTARVRRALSERLAQGAPSDLPNIAQIVGVSTRSLQRRLGHEDVHFSALLDEARLMLAHSFLRNSMRSVKYIGALLGFRDQSSFHKACLRWFGMTPGRYREQ
- a CDS encoding YceK/YidQ family lipoprotein, whose product is MLLNTLLLSGCGTYMTRGNALDFRDDRYYRSVKTNAQVLTGYDMGYARMITGGCWVTVVCPILMIASLPLDAALDTVLLPYDAFQPERPKRNRHVDMKEIPEEELPALPISAEVQDPTAHTPPITPQVD
- a CDS encoding SgcJ/EcaC family oxidoreductase; this encodes MKLKTTALALFFAFTAPLAVAAEVKPYVYSAVAEQPQAAQDREIAGLFDRWNSALQTGNPQSVVSLYAPNAVLQPTVSNQVRSTHAQIQDYFEHFLASKPVGQINYREIRHLGPDAALDSGVYTFTLTDASGKSEKVQARYTFLYERIDGQWKILNHHSSAMPEVQSQLAAH